A genomic region of Lodderomyces elongisporus chromosome 5, complete sequence contains the following coding sequences:
- the TOA1 gene encoding transcription factor IIA subunit alpha (BUSCO:EOG092651HW) gives MSNIEASKLYETIVEDVITDSRQDFENMGIDESTLQELRKIWCEKLSQTQVCKFSWDEEEDDDEEEEGKGEEVADSARDNAIDGGSNGLDSENQLPPVTTGDSAVSVPEPGVNNSSSTVAVNDNGTAENGSNDALSYNNNLGIELPSLPKTESQQDGELVLPQINQTDGTFEMVIHSNNGREMMEKLLQDKIQNSQKKKKKGENGALSRRRTFHQVDGALDDDDDDDDDDDDDDDEDDADIFNDSDDINSDLDDDIDSEKSDDEDGDQEGQIMLCLYDKVQRIKNKWKSNLKEGIANIDGKDYVFHKATGECEW, from the coding sequence ATGTCAAATATAGAGGCGAGCAAACTATATGAAACTATAGTCGAGGATGTGATTACTGATTCACGACAAGATTTCGAGAATATGGGGATTGATGAGTCTACATTGCAAGAACTTCGTAAAATTTGGTGTGAGAAATTATCACAGACTCAAGTCTGTAAGTTTTCATgggatgaagaagaggatgatgatgaagaagaagagggaaAAGGGGAAGAAGTTGCAGATAGTGCTAGGGATAATGCCATCGATGGCGGAAGTAACGGCCTCGATTCTGAAAACCAGTTACCACCGGTAACTACCGGTGATTCTGCGGTGTCTGTACCTGAGCCAGGAGTGAATAATAGCTCATCTACAGTCGCTGTCAATGATAATGGAACTGCTGAGAATGGTTCAAATGATGCATTAAGTTATAATAACAACCTTGGGATTGAGTTGCCATCACTACCTAAAACAGAGCTGCAACAAGATGGAGAATTAGTCTTACCCCAGATTAATCAGACTGATGGAACTTTTGAAATGGTGATACATAGCAACAATGGAAGAGAGATGATGGAAAAATTGCTACAAGATAAGATACAAAATagccaaaagaagaaaaagaagggcGAGAATGGTGCATTGCTGCGAAGGCGGACGTTTCATCAAGTTGACGGAGCActtgacgatgatgatgatgatgacgacgatgatgatgatgatgatgatgaagatgacgcCGATATATTCAATGACTCTGATGACATAAACTCAGACTTGGATGATGACATTGATAGTGAAAAGtcagatgatgaagatggagATCAAGAAGGTCAGATTATGCTTTGCTTGTATGATAAAGTTCAAAGGATTAAGAACAAGTGGAAGCTGAACTTAAAAGAAGGTATTGCAAATATAGATGGAAAAGATTATGTATTTCACAAAGCTACGGGAGAATGTGAATGGTAA